From a single Collibacillus ludicampi genomic region:
- a CDS encoding transposase domain-containing protein, producing MFSNTPRGAKASAIIYSIIETAKENGLHPYFYLTYLFEKLPNLDMKDKDSLDQLLPWSESLPLTCRAIKKNT from the coding sequence TTGTTCTCCAATACCCCGCGTGGTGCAAAGGCGAGTGCGATCATTTACAGTATCATAGAGACAGCGAAAGAAAATGGATTACATCCCTATTTCTATCTTACCTATCTCTTTGAGAAACTACCTAACCTAGATATGAAAGACAAAGATTCCTTAGATCAGCTTCTCCCTTGGTCAGAAAGCCTACCGCTTACCTGCCGGGCTATAAAAAAGAATACGTAA
- a CDS encoding C40 family peptidase yields MKKVSMGFIFTGMVCLAASLAPQAHAAADSLEIMVDNQIVQFPDAKPFIDENGRTQVPVRFVADQLGFKVNWKLENGSVKVMLAKDAKSIVLKEGETVATINGQPVSLDSSVMIKNDRTFVPLRFIAESVGKYVNWDENRNAVSISSDKPVMMMADVSPTPLKPATRSLNDENKPSITSQSSSMIAYAEKYIGVPYVWGGTSPDGFDCSGFVQYVFNHFGVQLPRTASDMYSAGTPVSSLQPGDLVFFSTYASGASHVGIYIGNNEFISATSSHGVKICNLNDPYYWGPRYIGARRF; encoded by the coding sequence ATGAAAAAGGTAAGTATGGGCTTTATCTTCACAGGCATGGTGTGCCTTGCAGCGAGTCTGGCACCGCAAGCGCATGCCGCTGCGGATTCACTGGAAATTATGGTCGATAATCAGATCGTGCAATTTCCAGATGCCAAACCATTCATCGATGAGAATGGCCGAACGCAAGTTCCTGTTCGTTTTGTAGCCGATCAGTTGGGCTTCAAAGTCAATTGGAAGCTGGAAAACGGCTCAGTGAAAGTCATGCTGGCAAAAGACGCAAAGTCGATCGTATTGAAGGAAGGTGAAACAGTAGCGACCATTAATGGACAACCTGTCTCTCTGGATTCGAGTGTAATGATTAAAAACGACCGGACTTTTGTACCGCTTCGCTTTATCGCCGAATCTGTCGGCAAATACGTCAACTGGGACGAGAACCGAAACGCTGTTTCCATCTCATCGGACAAGCCGGTGATGATGATGGCCGATGTATCACCTACTCCCTTGAAACCGGCCACACGTTCTTTGAATGACGAGAATAAACCTTCTATTACATCCCAATCTTCAAGCATGATTGCGTATGCTGAGAAATATATCGGGGTTCCGTATGTTTGGGGCGGGACAAGCCCTGACGGATTTGATTGCTCCGGATTTGTGCAATATGTGTTCAATCACTTTGGGGTGCAGTTACCGAGGACAGCTTCCGACATGTATTCTGCCGGCACTCCTGTGAGCTCTTTGCAACCCGGAGATCTGGTATTTTTCTCAACATATGCATCTGGTGCATCCCACGTGGGTATTTACATAGGGAATAATGAGTTTATTTCGGCCACTTCCTCCCATGGCGTGAAAATCTGTAATCTCAATGACCCTTATTACTGGGGACCACGTTATATTGGAGCGAGACGATTCTAA
- a CDS encoding DUF523 domain-containing protein, with protein sequence MKVVSACLMGCECRYDKKSNWHQEIEQLVKEGKAIPVCPEQLGGLPTPRNPAEIVGGDGFDVLDGNARVIDNQGNDVTQMFIDGAYQALRIAKIVGATEAILKERSPSCGSRQIYNGTFSKMKKEGVGVTAALLIRNGIRVQSEESLE encoded by the coding sequence ATGAAAGTCGTTAGTGCTTGTTTAATGGGGTGTGAATGCCGCTATGATAAAAAATCAAATTGGCATCAAGAAATTGAACAACTTGTTAAAGAAGGGAAAGCGATACCGGTCTGTCCGGAACAGTTAGGAGGACTTCCAACCCCACGCAATCCTGCCGAAATCGTCGGAGGAGACGGTTTTGATGTCTTGGATGGTAACGCGAGAGTCATAGATAATCAAGGAAATGATGTGACGCAAATGTTCATTGATGGTGCTTATCAAGCACTAAGAATCGCTAAGATAGTGGGTGCCACAGAGGCGATTTTAAAGGAAAGGAGTCCATCGTGCGGCAGTCGTCAGATATATAATGGAACTTTCTCCAAAATGAAGAAGGAGGGGGTCGGTGTGACAGCGGCATTGCTAATCAGAAATGGAATTCGTGTACAGTCGGAAGAAAGCTTGGAGTAG
- a CDS encoding helix-turn-helix domain-containing protein, whose product MGITLGELVREKRLEKGFSQTELGRGIVTPSMISQIELGRVQPSYGVLQALAERLESPIEMFLELLKESTEWKSRLTFALWLKDSHNYSQAIPILEELIGDPECSRDDVIWHLIQCYMEEKQYEKAELILESQLIEYREKKNKKRYIQTLESIAQIKMSNHEYEVARTYLKQALKSLGPSDSLREGKILFKMAQCCAHLGMHEEAIQHYQTAYQLMADRCKSTELADLCYEMAVSYRNMFVFEKAEAYTVKAIELYQEMQREEERIRSVLHYGLLLAEWGRLEEAREKVESCVEEARTIQLQTLEIKATRILAEIALQKGNDHEAQSFAQSVLRNAEEAVIEQGHAHYILGKLAQKSERWMEAMEHLQKAAHLFSTCKSVHRFIQAASSWAECSKRTGDMVSAVEILTNMHETASQILKDRGIIL is encoded by the coding sequence ATGGGGATCACACTTGGAGAATTAGTTCGCGAGAAGCGTTTGGAAAAAGGCTTCTCACAAACGGAATTAGGCCGGGGAATCGTGACGCCCAGTATGATCAGCCAAATTGAATTAGGCCGTGTTCAACCTTCTTACGGAGTCTTGCAAGCTCTCGCGGAGCGTTTAGAGTCACCGATTGAGATGTTTCTGGAACTATTGAAAGAAAGCACAGAATGGAAATCGCGGCTCACGTTTGCACTGTGGTTGAAAGATTCTCATAATTACAGTCAGGCGATTCCTATTCTTGAAGAGCTCATCGGAGATCCCGAATGTTCACGCGATGATGTAATTTGGCACTTGATACAATGTTATATGGAAGAAAAACAGTACGAGAAGGCGGAATTGATTCTTGAATCGCAATTGATCGAATATCGAGAGAAAAAGAACAAGAAAAGGTACATACAAACGCTCGAATCAATTGCTCAAATCAAGATGTCCAATCATGAATATGAAGTGGCCCGAACATATTTAAAACAGGCGTTGAAATCTCTCGGTCCCTCCGACTCATTGAGAGAAGGGAAGATTCTCTTCAAAATGGCTCAATGTTGCGCACATTTGGGTATGCACGAAGAAGCGATTCAACACTACCAAACGGCGTATCAATTGATGGCAGACAGATGTAAATCCACAGAACTCGCGGATCTCTGTTATGAAATGGCCGTATCCTATCGCAACATGTTCGTTTTTGAAAAAGCAGAAGCCTATACTGTGAAGGCGATTGAGTTGTATCAGGAAATGCAACGGGAAGAAGAGAGGATTCGATCAGTCTTGCATTATGGCCTGTTACTTGCCGAGTGGGGACGTTTGGAAGAAGCGAGAGAGAAGGTTGAATCGTGTGTCGAAGAGGCCAGAACGATACAGTTACAGACTCTCGAAATCAAGGCTACAAGGATTCTTGCGGAAATCGCTTTGCAAAAAGGAAATGATCATGAAGCGCAAAGTTTCGCGCAAAGCGTTCTGCGGAATGCGGAGGAAGCAGTCATTGAACAGGGACACGCACATTATATACTGGGTAAGCTTGCACAAAAGAGTGAGCGTTGGATGGAGGCGATGGAGCATTTACAAAAGGCCGCACATCTCTTCTCAACATGTAAATCCGTTCATCGTTTTATACAAGCTGCTTCAAGTTGGGCGGAATGTTCTAAACGAACGGGAGATATGGTGAGTGCTGTCGAAATTTTGACGAACATGCATGAGACCGCCTCACAAATCCTCAAAGACAGAGGAATCATTTTATAA
- a CDS encoding acyl-CoA thioesterase — MEVSLDIVVRSTEIDVNGHVNNAKYLEYLEWGREEWYERAGLAYDVFTQMGIQTVTVNININYRKECRQGEHLTIITRPKQVGRTSYILSQEIRNAQGQVVADALVTSVTMDIETRKSREVPQELRKWFPET; from the coding sequence ATGGAAGTTTCGCTTGATATTGTCGTTCGCTCAACTGAGATTGACGTTAACGGACATGTAAACAATGCTAAGTACTTGGAATACCTTGAGTGGGGGCGCGAGGAATGGTATGAACGTGCTGGCTTGGCCTATGATGTGTTTACCCAGATGGGGATTCAAACCGTAACTGTGAATATTAATATCAACTATCGAAAGGAATGCCGTCAAGGAGAACATCTCACCATTATCACTCGTCCGAAACAAGTTGGACGCACAAGCTATATTCTTTCCCAGGAAATCCGTAACGCGCAGGGACAGGTCGTCGCAGATGCCCTGGTAACTTCCGTAACCATGGATATCGAAACGAGAAAAAGCCGGGAAGTTCCGCAGGAATTGAGGAAATGGTTCCCGGAAACATAA
- a CDS encoding tartrate dehydrogenase, translated as MNKYEIALIPGDGIGKEVVPAAVKVLEAAAEIDGGFSWSFTEFPWSCEYYLKHGVMMPEDGLETLKNFQHIFLGAVGMPSLVPDHVSLWGLLIKIRRSFEQAVNIRPAKLLRGLESPLRDPKPFDLIVVRENSEGEYSEIGGSIHKGMDEVVIQNNVFTRKGTERAIRYGFELAKSRRKHVTSATKSNGIVYSMPFWDRVFNEVKTDYPDIETTSTHIDALAAYFVMKPHLFDVIVSSNLFGDILTDLGGAIMGSIGIAPAANINVEGKYPSMFEPVHGSAPDIAGKGIANPIGQIWTGKMLLDHLGHQEVGNLILEAIEDTLEAGIKTPDLKGNATTEEVTSAIIANMKKRV; from the coding sequence ATGAACAAATATGAAATCGCGCTTATTCCGGGAGATGGGATCGGAAAAGAAGTGGTACCTGCCGCTGTAAAGGTGCTGGAAGCCGCAGCGGAGATCGACGGGGGTTTTTCGTGGTCTTTTACAGAATTTCCGTGGAGCTGTGAATATTACTTGAAACACGGGGTCATGATGCCTGAGGACGGGCTTGAAACGTTGAAAAACTTTCAACATATTTTCCTTGGAGCGGTAGGTATGCCAAGCCTCGTACCCGACCATGTTTCCTTATGGGGATTGCTCATTAAGATCCGCCGCTCTTTCGAGCAAGCGGTTAACATCCGACCGGCGAAACTTCTGCGGGGGCTTGAATCTCCGCTCAGAGATCCCAAGCCTTTCGATCTGATTGTCGTCCGTGAAAACTCCGAGGGGGAGTACTCGGAAATCGGCGGAAGCATCCATAAGGGAATGGATGAAGTTGTCATTCAAAACAACGTTTTCACGAGAAAAGGGACAGAGCGGGCGATACGATACGGTTTTGAACTGGCGAAGTCGAGACGGAAACACGTGACCAGCGCGACGAAATCGAATGGTATCGTATATTCCATGCCTTTCTGGGATCGAGTCTTTAACGAAGTGAAGACCGATTATCCAGACATTGAAACGACTTCCACTCATATTGATGCTCTGGCCGCTTATTTTGTGATGAAACCGCATCTATTCGATGTCATTGTATCTTCAAATCTCTTCGGCGACATTTTGACGGATCTTGGCGGAGCGATCATGGGAAGCATTGGGATCGCTCCGGCGGCCAATATTAATGTAGAAGGAAAGTATCCTTCGATGTTTGAACCTGTGCATGGATCCGCCCCGGATATCGCTGGGAAAGGAATCGCCAACCCGATCGGTCAGATTTGGACAGGGAAGATGCTGTTAGACCATCTGGGGCATCAAGAAGTGGGGAATTTGATCCTCGAAGCGATTGAAGATACTTTAGAAGCGGGAATCAAAACACCCGATCTCAAAGGCAATGCAACAACGGAAGAAGTGACGTCAGCGATCATTGCGAACATGAAAAAACGAGTGTAG
- a CDS encoding selenium metabolism-associated LysR family transcriptional regulator, with protein sequence MNLKRLQTFLLAADHKNFSTVAEMLGLSQPAISKQIKTLEEELGVELFHRDTMPPTLTEVGRLVYKKGKKLLEMWGELTRVCHAYQNILTGILRIGASTIPTSYILPSLLRSFREQYPGIEVQLTTNDSTEVENLVKERYLDVGIIGLPPKSNLLDTLKLAKDRLAIIGPPGHPPIRSISEITDRPFIFRKPGSGTWQTAIEGLSRMGLSVEDLTCVALVDSTEAILSMVQAGLGIAFISEMAARQAAENNQIAILLELPIERSFYLIYERTRRNQPFLDAFISHIKEKVSEFSKK encoded by the coding sequence ATGAATTTAAAGCGTTTACAAACATTTCTCTTGGCGGCTGACCACAAAAATTTTTCCACCGTAGCGGAAATGTTGGGGTTGAGTCAGCCCGCAATCAGCAAGCAAATCAAAACATTAGAAGAAGAATTGGGCGTAGAACTTTTTCACCGTGATACAATGCCGCCGACGTTGACGGAAGTGGGGAGACTCGTCTACAAAAAAGGAAAAAAATTACTTGAGATGTGGGGGGAATTAACTCGCGTTTGCCATGCGTATCAAAATATTTTGACAGGAATCTTGCGCATCGGAGCGAGCACCATCCCTACTTCCTACATTCTTCCTTCTCTTTTGCGCTCGTTTAGGGAACAATATCCCGGGATTGAAGTACAGTTGACGACAAATGATTCTACAGAAGTAGAAAATCTTGTCAAGGAAAGATATCTCGATGTGGGAATCATCGGCCTGCCGCCAAAATCGAACTTGTTGGATACACTCAAATTGGCAAAAGACCGCCTTGCCATAATCGGACCACCCGGACATCCGCCGATTCGGAGTATTTCCGAAATCACCGACCGCCCTTTTATTTTTCGTAAACCCGGATCGGGAACTTGGCAAACAGCGATCGAAGGGTTGTCACGTATGGGGCTTTCCGTGGAAGACCTCACTTGTGTTGCTTTGGTCGACAGTACGGAAGCGATCCTTTCTATGGTGCAGGCCGGTCTTGGAATCGCTTTTATTTCCGAAATGGCCGCCAGACAAGCGGCAGAAAACAATCAGATTGCGATACTCCTCGAATTGCCGATCGAACGCTCTTTCTATCTGATTTACGAACGTACGAGACGCAATCAACCTTTTCTCGATGCTTTTATTTCCCACATCAAAGAAAAAGTGAGTGAATTCTCAAAAAAATAG
- the pcrA gene encoding DNA helicase PcrA: protein MTMDVSEIVKGLNPQQKEAVETTEGPLLIIAGAGSGKTSVLTRRIAYLIGVRQVQPWNILAITFTNKAAKEMNERVEKIVGIRARDLWMSTFHSMCVKILRREAEHIGYESNFTILDSDEQLSCIKQAMLDMNYDIKKFDPQVIHWKISVAKNELIGPDEFRKRNVKKVMDAVAADVYRLYQRKLVENNAFDFDDLIMKTVHLFAEHPKILETYQDKFHYIHVDEYQDTNRAQYKLVRMLAAKRRNICVVGDSDQAIYRWRGADISNILNFEKDYPEATVIKLEQNYRSTSTILEAANHVIAHNTSRKEKSLWSTKGPGEKITIYSALDQEDEALYVVQKVKEHIENGGEYRDCTVLYRANAQSRTIEEAFLQASIPYKIIGGMTFYDRREIKDIMAYLKVLSNPQDEISLLRIINTPKRSIGDTTVKKLLDYAHDHDMTLLEATGYAEEAGLTGKTAQAVQAFHDMMKDLYTAQEGYTVTEFVNEVLNKTGYRQMYAHSGREEDQNRLENINEFLSVTRAYDRRHHNTGNLAGFLAETSLLSDIDKEQGKAQNAVHMMTLHASKGLEFPIVFIIGMEETIFPHVRSMDDIAGIEEERNLAYVGITRAQNKLHLIHAVERTLFGQNQLNQPSRFLEEIPEHLVERHVADNHTEQDWQIGEKISHPQWGQGIIMDKKGEGESLELEIMFHPSIGLKHVAVRLTRLKKIG from the coding sequence ATGACAATGGATGTAAGTGAAATCGTCAAAGGATTGAATCCTCAGCAAAAGGAAGCGGTCGAAACAACGGAAGGTCCCTTGCTTATCATTGCTGGGGCGGGCTCGGGAAAAACGAGCGTATTGACAAGGAGAATTGCTTACCTCATTGGCGTGCGTCAAGTACAGCCATGGAATATTTTAGCCATCACGTTCACCAACAAAGCGGCTAAGGAAATGAATGAACGGGTAGAAAAAATAGTGGGGATTCGCGCACGCGATTTATGGATGAGTACATTTCATTCGATGTGTGTCAAGATTCTTCGTCGGGAAGCAGAACACATCGGTTATGAGAGTAATTTCACCATCCTTGACAGTGATGAACAGCTTTCTTGTATCAAACAAGCGATGCTGGATATGAACTATGATATAAAGAAGTTTGACCCTCAAGTGATTCACTGGAAGATTTCTGTCGCGAAAAATGAGTTGATCGGACCGGATGAATTTCGCAAACGCAATGTAAAGAAAGTGATGGATGCGGTCGCGGCCGATGTGTACCGGTTGTACCAAAGGAAGTTGGTTGAGAATAACGCGTTTGATTTTGATGATTTGATCATGAAGACCGTTCACTTGTTTGCGGAGCACCCGAAGATCCTCGAGACGTACCAGGACAAGTTTCACTATATTCACGTGGATGAATACCAGGATACGAATCGGGCGCAGTACAAACTTGTGCGCATGTTGGCTGCCAAACGGCGCAATATTTGTGTCGTCGGGGATTCTGATCAGGCGATCTATCGTTGGCGAGGCGCCGATATCTCGAATATATTAAATTTCGAAAAAGATTACCCGGAAGCGACCGTGATCAAACTCGAACAAAATTACCGTTCCACGAGTACGATCCTGGAAGCGGCAAACCACGTGATCGCCCATAATACATCACGCAAAGAAAAAAGTCTTTGGTCGACGAAGGGGCCGGGGGAAAAGATCACGATCTACTCAGCGTTGGACCAGGAAGACGAAGCCCTTTATGTTGTGCAGAAAGTCAAAGAACATATTGAAAACGGCGGGGAATACCGAGATTGTACCGTACTGTATCGTGCGAATGCACAATCACGGACGATCGAAGAAGCGTTTTTGCAGGCATCCATTCCATATAAGATCATCGGAGGCATGACGTTTTATGATCGCCGCGAGATTAAAGATATCATGGCGTATTTGAAAGTCTTGTCGAATCCGCAGGATGAGATTTCTTTACTCAGAATTATCAACACGCCAAAGCGATCCATCGGCGATACCACCGTCAAGAAGTTGCTCGACTATGCGCACGATCACGACATGACATTATTGGAAGCGACAGGATACGCTGAAGAAGCCGGCTTGACGGGTAAAACCGCACAAGCCGTACAGGCATTTCATGACATGATGAAAGACCTGTACACCGCACAAGAAGGGTATACGGTAACGGAATTCGTCAATGAGGTACTAAACAAAACGGGATACCGGCAAATGTATGCTCATAGCGGAAGGGAGGAAGATCAAAATCGTTTGGAAAATATTAACGAATTTCTCTCTGTCACGCGCGCATATGACCGCAGACATCACAACACCGGGAATCTGGCCGGTTTTTTGGCAGAAACCTCACTGTTAAGTGATATCGACAAAGAACAAGGAAAGGCGCAGAATGCGGTACATATGATGACGTTGCACGCTTCCAAGGGGCTAGAGTTTCCTATTGTTTTTATCATCGGTATGGAAGAAACGATTTTTCCCCATGTTCGCTCGATGGATGATATCGCGGGAATTGAAGAGGAGCGGAATCTCGCTTATGTCGGGATCACACGCGCACAGAACAAACTTCACCTGATTCATGCGGTTGAACGTACCCTCTTCGGACAAAACCAGTTGAACCAGCCCTCCCGCTTTTTGGAAGAGATTCCGGAGCACCTCGTCGAACGTCATGTGGCAGACAATCATACGGAACAAGACTGGCAGATTGGAGAAAAGATCTCTCATCCGCAATGGGGGCAAGGAATCATCATGGATAAAAAAGGAGAAGGCGAATCTCTGGAATTGGAAATCATGTTTCATCCGAGCATCGGACTCAAACATGTCGCCGTTCGATTGACAAGATTGAAGAAAATAGGATAG
- a CDS encoding TerC family protein, which yields MEQTWVLLQILLINVVLSADNALVISLATRNLRPSLQKRATMWGALGAVLIRFALTGTAVYFLRVPYLQVIGGIFLLILAYKLLRENKEEQHVIEARGVRQAIRAIILADLIMSFDNVIAIAGIARGDLLLLLTGISISVPIIVYGSKLVSYLLNKYPVLLYAGVAVLGWTGGLMILEDQAMIRWTEQMQVLKSAMPWISVIATSLAVFRGRFI from the coding sequence ATGGAGCAAACATGGGTATTGTTGCAGATCCTTCTGATTAATGTAGTTCTTTCCGCCGATAATGCCTTGGTTATTTCATTGGCGACACGTAACTTGCGGCCTTCTCTACAGAAGCGGGCGACAATGTGGGGAGCTCTGGGGGCCGTCTTGATCCGTTTCGCATTGACGGGAACGGCCGTGTATTTTCTCCGAGTCCCTTACTTACAGGTGATCGGAGGTATCTTTCTCCTCATATTGGCTTATAAACTGTTGCGCGAAAATAAAGAAGAACAGCACGTGATTGAGGCAAGGGGAGTTCGGCAAGCGATCCGAGCGATCATTCTGGCCGATTTGATCATGAGTTTTGACAACGTGATCGCCATCGCCGGTATCGCCCGGGGAGACCTTCTGCTCTTATTGACAGGCATTTCGATCAGCGTGCCGATTATCGTTTACGGTAGCAAACTTGTATCTTATTTATTAAACAAATATCCTGTTTTACTCTATGCGGGAGTCGCCGTTTTGGGGTGGACAGGAGGTCTGATGATTTTGGAAGATCAAGCGATGATCCGATGGACAGAGCAAATGCAAGTATTAAAATCGGCCATGCCTTGGATTTCCGTGATCGCTACATCGTTGGCCGTCTTTCGCGGGAGGTTTATATAG
- the rpsF gene encoding 30S ribosomal protein S6 encodes MRQYETMYILQPELDEEERKALMERFQSVITEQGGTVDKQTEMGKRRLAYEIAGNREGFYVVVNYSAPATAPQELERVLRISDHVLRYLTVLNPVHGGK; translated from the coding sequence ATGCGTCAATACGAAACGATGTACATTCTTCAGCCAGAGCTGGATGAAGAAGAACGCAAAGCTCTCATGGAAAGATTCCAGTCGGTAATTACAGAACAGGGCGGTACAGTAGACAAGCAGACTGAAATGGGTAAACGACGTCTCGCTTATGAAATCGCCGGAAATCGAGAAGGGTTCTATGTAGTTGTGAACTACTCGGCACCTGCCACGGCTCCGCAAGAGTTGGAACGCGTGCTCCGCATTTCCGATCATGTTCTGCGTTACTTGACTGTTTTGAATCCTGTACATGGAGGTAAATAA
- the rpsR gene encoding 30S ribosomal protein S18 codes for MTFKKRGKRKKVCMLCIEKVEHVDYKDVNRLKRYITERGKILPRRISGNCAGHQRQVTTAIKNARMVALLPYTVEG; via the coding sequence ATGACATTCAAAAAGCGTGGTAAAAGAAAAAAAGTCTGCATGCTTTGCATTGAAAAAGTAGAACATGTAGATTACAAAGATGTCAATCGTTTGAAGCGGTATATCACTGAACGTGGAAAAATCCTGCCGCGCCGTATCTCCGGTAACTGTGCCGGTCATCAACGCCAGGTAACTACGGCGATCAAGAATGCTCGAATGGTTGCATTGCTGCCCTACACGGTTGAAGGGTAA
- a CDS encoding alpha/beta hydrolase, which translates to MKKFLINSRGQRIHLIENTFGKDSLFILCHGFTGSSDSHVIASLRDVLTQNRMDNVSVDFTNNLNESEGEFENHTISLEIEDLRDVYTHYRDTYDHIYLLGHSMGCTVVTQFAIETPIDGIILAAPAYNIAEVIISFAEEDVDTAVAKWREQGTVPIYKEAHDRYYPLRFSFYEDAIAIPYERVREIVCPCLVIYSDADTVVPPEQSQALYDRIGSSDKEIVNISGADHSFESPSFTKQLQAIVMRWINKQTAGSR; encoded by the coding sequence TTGAAAAAATTCCTCATAAATTCGCGCGGTCAACGCATTCATCTCATCGAGAACACATTTGGTAAGGATTCACTTTTTATATTATGCCACGGATTTACGGGAAGCAGTGACAGTCATGTGATCGCCTCCCTTCGTGACGTATTGACCCAAAACCGGATGGATAATGTATCGGTCGACTTCACAAACAATTTGAATGAATCGGAGGGAGAATTTGAAAATCATACTATCTCCCTCGAAATCGAAGATTTGCGGGATGTATACACACATTATCGTGACACATACGATCATATCTATCTCCTCGGTCATAGCATGGGATGTACAGTTGTCACTCAGTTCGCCATTGAAACGCCCATCGATGGGATCATCCTTGCAGCACCCGCGTACAACATTGCGGAAGTGATTATTAGCTTCGCAGAGGAAGATGTGGATACTGCAGTTGCAAAATGGAGGGAACAAGGGACGGTTCCCATATATAAAGAGGCACATGACCGTTATTATCCGCTCCGTTTCTCCTTTTACGAAGACGCGATTGCCATTCCGTATGAACGCGTGAGGGAAATTGTCTGCCCCTGCCTTGTCATTTACAGCGATGCGGATACCGTTGTTCCTCCGGAGCAATCGCAAGCGCTCTACGACCGCATCGGTTCATCTGATAAGGAGATCGTCAACATTTCCGGTGCAGACCATTCGTTTGAGTCTCCTTCTTTCACAAAACAATTACAGGCTATCGTCATGCGTTGGATCAACAAGCAAACAGCTGGCTCCAGATGA
- a CDS encoding tetraprenyl-beta-curcumene synthase family protein, giving the protein MYRCFRNVFPLTKRELHKWRDHALKIPDPELRKQALASLSSKRFHADGGCVYAAAVLPRAKELVTLIVALQTISDYLDNLCDRSTSLDPDDFRLLHQSMIDAVSPGNLLQDYYRFREEREDGGYLHALVTVCQEMTAALPSYRLIQPYVLHWVRLYGDLQTYKHVKLEDREPLLLAWWNEYRAQYPELAWWEFAAATGSTLGMFVLFLAALEDNLTVSETAQLAEAYFPWVCGLHILLDYFIDQEEDRQGGDLNFVAYYPSVDEAYRRIDYFVNRAVEAVRPLPHRAFHEMVIHGLLGLYLSDPKVGHPSHAAFVHEIIGRHGAETRFFHRASQLYRLLKKTEGNKS; this is encoded by the coding sequence ATGTATCGTTGTTTTCGCAATGTTTTTCCGCTGACGAAACGGGAGCTTCATAAATGGAGAGATCACGCCTTGAAAATACCTGACCCTGAACTTCGAAAACAGGCGCTTGCAAGCCTCTCTTCCAAACGTTTTCACGCAGATGGCGGATGTGTATATGCTGCGGCCGTTTTACCAAGAGCGAAGGAATTGGTCACTTTGATCGTTGCACTGCAAACGATTAGCGATTATTTGGACAATCTCTGTGATCGCAGTACTTCATTGGATCCAGACGATTTTCGCCTTCTTCATCAGTCTATGATTGATGCGGTGTCTCCTGGGAACCTTTTACAAGATTACTATCGTTTCCGGGAGGAACGGGAAGACGGGGGCTATCTGCATGCTTTGGTTACCGTTTGCCAAGAAATGACGGCGGCATTACCGAGTTACCGTTTGATCCAACCCTATGTTTTACACTGGGTAAGACTCTATGGGGACCTGCAGACATATAAGCATGTAAAGCTCGAAGACAGAGAACCATTATTGCTCGCTTGGTGGAACGAATATCGCGCACAATACCCAGAACTCGCTTGGTGGGAATTTGCTGCGGCTACAGGATCAACACTTGGTATGTTTGTGCTCTTTCTCGCAGCACTTGAGGACAATCTGACAGTGTCGGAAACCGCCCAGTTGGCGGAAGCATACTTTCCTTGGGTGTGCGGATTACATATCTTACTGGATTATTTTATTGATCAAGAGGAAGATCGACAAGGGGGGGATTTGAATTTTGTGGCGTATTACCCTTCAGTGGACGAAGCATACAGACGGATCGATTACTTTGTGAATCGTGCGGTCGAAGCCGTACGACCATTGCCTCATCGTGCGTTTCATGAAATGGTCATCCACGGCCTGCTCGGTTTGTATCTTTCCGATCCTAAGGTTGGTCATCCGTCACATGCGGCATTTGTTCATGAGATAATAGGAAGGCACGGGGCAGAGACGAGGTTTTTCCACAGAGCGAGTCAATTGTATCGCCTTTTAAAAAAGACGGAAGGAAACAAGAGTTGA